The nucleotide sequence CGCCGGAATGAGTTTTCCCAGTACAGCCTGCCGCTCTTCTTCGTTTTCACTCGCTGCCGCAGCCACCTCGTTGATGATGAGGTAAAAGGCGGGGAAACCCAGGAGCTGCGTCATGGAAAGGCCAAGAGCAAGATTTTTGCTGCCCACGACCTTCCACATCGGGATGAGGTAGATGAAGATATAGAGGGCAAGGAATACGACTCCGAAAATAAGGACGGTCTGCAGGGCGAGGGGTTTCAGGTCCTCGAGCCGGATCTTGGCGAGGGAAGGGATTATGCTCGTGAAAACGACGCATGTCACCAGCCCGGAAGCCTTTGCCCTGTCGAGGATATTCTGGGGGACAATCCCGATGTAGGAGGCAAAAACACCGAAAACAAGGGCCCAGATGGAGTAGTTTATAGGAGTAATGCTTCCGAGGTACATGGACATCCAGGCAAAGAAGGCCGTTGCGCCGAGACAGACGAAGGGAGTGTAATAGATGTCCAGGTTGTGCCTTTCATAGAAACCGGGCTTCCCCTCCGATGAAACGTCTCCCGAAGCTCCCTTCTGCTTTCCGGCGGCTTTCCTGGCCCGAAACTCCTCCACGATCAGCCTGGCTTCCTTCATGGCGCAATAGGAAGTGGGAGGTGTGCCGACAAGCTTCTGGACGGCAAAGATCGCTGTGCCAAGGGCAGCTGCAAGCTTCAGCACATCCGCTGCCGAACCTCCGACCATAGCCGCCTTGTCCATGGCTGCGGTGGTCATGATCTGGGTTGCCACGATGCCTCCGTTGATTATGGGAATACTCACATAGGCTGCAGCTTTTCCGATAATGGGAATAAGGAGGTAGATCGCACCCACTGCGACAAACATGCCCCAGAGAGCTATAACGACCGTTCTCCACTCTTTTTTCAGCTCGTTCATCTGCACCATGGTGCCCATGTGGAATACAATGAACGGCGCCGCCCATTTCCCTATTTCAGTCAGCCAGGCCCTGTTCATGACATCGGGAGGAATGATGCCGGTCATGAAACCGATAAGGAAAAGAAACATGGCGACGAAAACAGATGAAATTTTCGCCTTGGAAATAGTCCCCATCAGGTCACCGATAGAAAAGATCGCAATACAGACAAAGAGCCACATGAAATTTTCCATTGTTTTCCCTCCTCCAGTTTTTCGCTTCAAATCAGCGTCCGCTCTCCATGGTTCTACCATATTGCAGGTCCCCGACTGTTGCCGCTGCGCATCACTCCCTCCCTTCGGCGTTTCTGCCGCTATTTCCGGCGGACTGGGGCACCCCTTCTCATCCGCGGCAGGTTGACTCTCTCAGCAGAAGTTTTCCGGGAAACACAACGTGCCTTGGTCCCATGCCTGCAGCCCCGCCTGAAATACGGTCCGTCAGAAGCTCGGCCCCGCTGACCCCGAGAGCAAAGGCAGGCACTTCGTTGCAGGTGAGATTGGGCCGTATAAGGTCATCATATTCCCCAAAGGAGTCGAAGGAGGCGACAAGACAATCACCGGGAATCCGGATCTTCCTGTCCCGGCAGAACCGCAGAACTCCGGCCGCCAAAACGCTCGAGGTAGCATATACGGCATCAGGTCTGCACCTTCCGGTGATCTCTTCCATGGCTTCATAGCCTTTCTGGGGCGAAGAATGACAGTACTGGACATACTTTTCATCGACGGGAATCGAAGAGGCTTGAAGAGCCCGGGTATATCCCTTCAACTGCGGGCTCTCGTACACTATGTCCGCCTTCCGGCAGATAATGGCAATCTTTCTGCATCCCGCATCGACCAGATGGCTCGTCAGTCTGAAACTGTCATTCTCAAAATCAAAGCCCACGTAATCGGCCGAAATGCCCGGAACACGCCGGTCAAGAAACAAAAGGGGGATTCCCCTGTCCAGGACTTCCTGCAACGGTTCACTCCTGTTTGAACAGGGAGCGAGAATCATGCCGTCAATCTGCTTCTGCATCAAAATATCGAGATATTTCTGTTCCTTTTCTTCTGAGAAATCTGTGTTGCAGATAAGGAGGTTGTACCCCTTCTGAAAACTTATATTTTCGATGCCTTTGATCGTCAGGCTGGACATGGGGCTGGAAACATTGCCCAGCAAAACGGCGATGTTGCCTGTTTTCATCGTCTGGAGGCTTTTTGCGATCTGGTTCGGACGGTACTGCAGTTCCTTGATGGCCTGGGAAATACGTCTGGAGGTTTCCCTGTTCACGTATCCGGATTGATTGATAAACCTGGATACCGTCATAACCGAAACCCCTGCTCTTTGTGCCACGTCCCGTAGATTGGATCCTCTCACCATCGCAAATTCCCTCCTCGCTGAAAAGACTGCCTTCCATATCGCCTGCAACATTATTTAGCGACTTTTGCCTGCCCATGTTATGTTAACGATAACATGTTAGCGTTAACATACTTCTTGCAATTTAGAGATATTAATACATGTCTCTTAGACTGGTGTCAAGAGTGTTTTTCAAAAGGCCGGGAATTTAGGGAAGCTCTGAAAAAAGAATATTTTGTCCTCACGCGACCCGATAGAATCTGTTTTTTTAACACATTAATCGACATTATTCAGAGGTTCCTTAGGCGACACCGCTTCCTTACTATAGCTATTCTGCATATCACTAAAAAAACAAATAGCCTTTACATGTTTTTGCCTTTCTCTCTTTTCTTCTCGGCAGTCGTATTCAGACTTTCCCGAAAAAGACGAGCAAAAAAAACCGCCCCTGCGGGGGGCGGCGGAAGGACCAGGAATCCTACTTCAGGACCATTTTCTTCTCTCCGGCCTGATAGACCGCGGAAAGCCCGGCATAGATCTCCCGGATCTTCGCTATACGCATCTCGGCCTTTTCCGGTTCCTGGACACCCTGGGCTATGTCCATCAGCGACCGGCTCGTGTAGTAGATATTCTGCTTCGTGGGGGCGACGCACCCGAACACCTCCCGGAGCATTCTCAGGTCGTGGGGAATGTTGAAATCGTCCTGGGTCTGCTCGTAGCCGAAGAAATAGTAGATGTCCCGGAAGCCCGCCCACGCGAGAGCGGAGATGCACATGGAGCAGGGTTCGTGGGTGGAGAGGAAAAGGCACTCCGAGGGATCAGGATGTCCCTGAAGCTCGTAGAACAGCTTGATCGTATAGACCTCGCCGTGCCAAAGGGGCGAAAAGGCTTCATGATTCGTCCCCGCCACCACCAGGGAGAGATCGTCCTTCCGGAGCACCGCCGCACCGAAGACCTTGCAGCCGATGGCGACGCCCCTGGCGGTAAGGGGCACGATATCCCCCTCAATCACATCAAGCATGCGGTACAACAGCTTTTCCTTCTCCACACCATCATCCCCTTTCGGCGTATTATTTCTTTTCCGACAGAATACTGAACACCACTGCGACGATCTTTTCCTGGACAGATCCTGTCTCAACGGGCCTCCACGAGGCCCACTCGGGAAAGATCGTTCACTGGTCCACCAAACCCTTGGTATCCAGAGCATAGTCAAAGGAATCCTGGACCCGGTACTCCGTCCCGTCGAGACGAATGTTCCACTGCAGTATCTCGATCAGGTTCTGCCCCGGGATCACAAGGTGAACATAGGTCTCCGCCACCTGCTCCGCCCCCGGGACACAGTCGTCTACAAGCCTTGTGCGGTCGGCGTAGAGAGAATATACCACGCCGTCAACTTCGGCGATTTCCCGCAGGTCCCCCTTCCATGCCGGATGCCCCCAGGCGGATACGCTGCCGAGGAACACCAGGAGAAAGGCGGTAAAAAACAGCCCTTTTCTCATAACCATTCACTCCTTCTCTTCCGGATATACCGGTTCTCGCG is from Aminivibrio sp. and encodes:
- a CDS encoding LacI family DNA-binding transcriptional regulator, which produces MLQAIWKAVFSARREFAMVRGSNLRDVAQRAGVSVMTVSRFINQSGYVNRETSRRISQAIKELQYRPNQIAKSLQTMKTGNIAVLLGNVSSPMSSLTIKGIENISFQKGYNLLICNTDFSEEKEQKYLDILMQKQIDGMILAPCSNRSEPLQEVLDRGIPLLFLDRRVPGISADYVGFDFENDSFRLTSHLVDAGCRKIAIICRKADIVYESPQLKGYTRALQASSIPVDEKYVQYCHSSPQKGYEAMEEITGRCRPDAVYATSSVLAAGVLRFCRDRKIRIPGDCLVASFDSFGEYDDLIRPNLTCNEVPAFALGVSGAELLTDRISGGAAGMGPRHVVFPGKLLLRESTCRG
- a CDS encoding nucleoside deaminase, whose translation is MEKEKLLYRMLDVIEGDIVPLTARGVAIGCKVFGAAVLRKDDLSLVVAGTNHEAFSPLWHGEVYTIKLFYELQGHPDPSECLFLSTHEPCSMCISALAWAGFRDIYYFFGYEQTQDDFNIPHDLRMLREVFGCVAPTKQNIYYTSRSLMDIAQGVQEPEKAEMRIAKIREIYAGLSAVYQAGEKKMVLK